One part of the Bradyrhizobium sp. CB1650 genome encodes these proteins:
- a CDS encoding sigma-70 family RNA polymerase sigma factor has product MKDMLVQVEPLIPALRRYARALVRNRANADDLVQDCLERAVSRWNQRRDGSVRAWLFTILHNLAADQFRQTSSRGRHVPIEEAGESEFSRAAGQEHRLMYQDVLDKLAKLPEEQRAVLLLVAVEDLSYAEAAKVLNVPVGTVMSRLSRARERLQQEFDGVAGTTGDVVTMRRLT; this is encoded by the coding sequence ATGAAGGATATGCTGGTTCAGGTCGAGCCGCTGATCCCCGCCCTCCGCCGCTATGCGCGCGCGCTCGTGCGCAACCGCGCAAATGCCGACGATCTGGTGCAGGACTGTCTGGAGCGCGCCGTCAGCCGCTGGAATCAGCGGCGTGACGGCAGCGTGCGCGCCTGGCTGTTCACGATCCTGCATAACCTCGCGGCCGATCAATTCCGCCAAACCTCATCGCGCGGCAGGCATGTGCCGATCGAGGAGGCGGGTGAGAGCGAGTTCAGTAGGGCCGCCGGGCAGGAGCATCGGCTGATGTATCAAGACGTACTCGACAAGCTTGCGAAGCTGCCGGAGGAGCAGCGCGCCGTGCTGCTGCTGGTTGCCGTCGAGGATCTTTCTTATGCAGAAGCTGCGAAAGTGTTGAACGTTCCCGTTGGCACCGTGATGTCCCGCCTGTCGCGGGCACGCGAGAGGTTGCAGCAGGAGTTCGACGGCGTTGCCGGTACGACGGGGGATGTGGTGACAATGCGGAGGCTGACATGA